Proteins from a single region of Engystomops pustulosus chromosome 5, aEngPut4.maternal, whole genome shotgun sequence:
- the LOC140133884 gene encoding uncharacterized protein isoform X1, translating to MSERPGGEDVWDPCSSGDDSPIPYTDAFGPMNGTEEESALYIQQCGVLLDCHGDDISPSAPGEESEESFFELDKKDDSPRSVSAKAGPSSRGASKLSTIIAHLQSLASERESSRRESGVEEDVAFEMGESSFTYDTQGISFEDHGENLGSPRGRSHASDQRLKAFKAIKILQDTDSKDKKYICVECGKTSRYKSAYLRHKRTHTGEKPFSCTDCGKCFRRSSQLVTHQRIHTGEKPYSCLRCGKSFSCNSTLVTHQRTHTGEKPYICIECGKGFIHSSDYNRHHRVHRGEKRYTCKECGKSFSQSSYLVIHQRIHTGEKPFVCNECGKCFSRNSSLVTHQRVHTGERPYTCAECGKSFRQSSHLLIHQRTHTPDSHLALRAMM from the coding sequence ATGCATTTGGGCCGATGAATGGGACTGAGGAGGAGAGCGCCTTGTACATCCAGCAGTGTGGAGTTCTTCTAGATTGTCACGGCGACGACATTTCCCCGTCTGCTCCAGGAGAAGAAAGTGAGGAAAGTTTCTTTGAGTTGGATAAGAAAGACGACTCCCCGCGCAGTGTATCCGCCAAAGCGGGCCCCAGCAGTAGAGGGGCCAGCAAGCTGTCCACCATCATTGCCCATTTACAGAGCTTGGCCAGTGAGCGGGAGTCGTCCCGTAGAGAGTCAGGGGTGGAGGAGGACGTAGCCTTCGAGATGGGGGAGAGTTCTTTCACTTACGATACCCAGGGGATTTCCTTTGAAGACCATGGAGAGAACCTGGGGTCCCCTAGGGGGCGCTCACACGCCTCTGATCAACGCCTAAAAGCCTTCAAGGCAATTAAAATCTTGCAGGACACAGACTCAAAGGACAAAAAATATATCTGTGTAGAATGTGGGAAAACCAGCCGGTACAAGTCTGCGTATCTCCGACACAAGCGGACGCACACTGGCGAGAAGCCCTTCAGCTGTACCGACTGTGGAAAGTGTTTCCGGAGAAGCTCCCAACTGGTGACGCACCAGAGAATCCACACGGGTGAGAAGCCCTACAGCTGTTTGCGCTGCGGGAAGAGCTTCAGCTGTAACTCCACCCTGGTGACCCACCAGCGCAcccacaccggggagaagccttACATCTGCATTGAGTGCGGGAAGGGCTTCATTCACAGTTCTGACTACAACCGGCACCACCGGGTCCATCGCGGAGAGAAGCGCTACACCTGCAAGGAGTGTGGCAAGAGCTTCAGCCAGAGCTCCTACCTGGTCATCCACCAGCGCATCCACACCGGAGAGAAGCCCTTTGTGTGCAACGAGTGTGGAAAGTGTTTCAGCCGCAACTCGTCTCTGGTGACTCATCAGAGGGTCCACACGGGCGAGCGGCCGTACACCTGTGCCGAATGTGGGAAGAGCTTCCGCCAAAGTTCTCACCTCCTCATCCACCAGAGGACACATACTCCAGACAGCCACCTGGCGCTACGTGCCATGATGTAA
- the LOC140133884 gene encoding uncharacterized protein isoform X2, whose product MNAFGPMNGTEEESALYIQQCGVLLDCHGDDISPSAPGEESEESFFELDKKDDSPRSVSAKAGPSSRGASKLSTIIAHLQSLASERESSRRESGVEEDVAFEMGESSFTYDTQGISFEDHGENLGSPRGRSHASDQRLKAFKAIKILQDTDSKDKKYICVECGKTSRYKSAYLRHKRTHTGEKPFSCTDCGKCFRRSSQLVTHQRIHTGEKPYSCLRCGKSFSCNSTLVTHQRTHTGEKPYICIECGKGFIHSSDYNRHHRVHRGEKRYTCKECGKSFSQSSYLVIHQRIHTGEKPFVCNECGKCFSRNSSLVTHQRVHTGERPYTCAECGKSFRQSSHLLIHQRTHTPDSHLALRAMM is encoded by the coding sequence ATGCATTTGGGCCGATGAATGGGACTGAGGAGGAGAGCGCCTTGTACATCCAGCAGTGTGGAGTTCTTCTAGATTGTCACGGCGACGACATTTCCCCGTCTGCTCCAGGAGAAGAAAGTGAGGAAAGTTTCTTTGAGTTGGATAAGAAAGACGACTCCCCGCGCAGTGTATCCGCCAAAGCGGGCCCCAGCAGTAGAGGGGCCAGCAAGCTGTCCACCATCATTGCCCATTTACAGAGCTTGGCCAGTGAGCGGGAGTCGTCCCGTAGAGAGTCAGGGGTGGAGGAGGACGTAGCCTTCGAGATGGGGGAGAGTTCTTTCACTTACGATACCCAGGGGATTTCCTTTGAAGACCATGGAGAGAACCTGGGGTCCCCTAGGGGGCGCTCACACGCCTCTGATCAACGCCTAAAAGCCTTCAAGGCAATTAAAATCTTGCAGGACACAGACTCAAAGGACAAAAAATATATCTGTGTAGAATGTGGGAAAACCAGCCGGTACAAGTCTGCGTATCTCCGACACAAGCGGACGCACACTGGCGAGAAGCCCTTCAGCTGTACCGACTGTGGAAAGTGTTTCCGGAGAAGCTCCCAACTGGTGACGCACCAGAGAATCCACACGGGTGAGAAGCCCTACAGCTGTTTGCGCTGCGGGAAGAGCTTCAGCTGTAACTCCACCCTGGTGACCCACCAGCGCAcccacaccggggagaagccttACATCTGCATTGAGTGCGGGAAGGGCTTCATTCACAGTTCTGACTACAACCGGCACCACCGGGTCCATCGCGGAGAGAAGCGCTACACCTGCAAGGAGTGTGGCAAGAGCTTCAGCCAGAGCTCCTACCTGGTCATCCACCAGCGCATCCACACCGGAGAGAAGCCCTTTGTGTGCAACGAGTGTGGAAAGTGTTTCAGCCGCAACTCGTCTCTGGTGACTCATCAGAGGGTCCACACGGGCGAGCGGCCGTACACCTGTGCCGAATGTGGGAAGAGCTTCCGCCAAAGTTCTCACCTCCTCATCCACCAGAGGACACATACTCCAGACAGCCACCTGGCGCTACGTGCCATGATGTAA